Sequence from the Isachenkonia alkalipeptolytica genome:
GAAAGTTATCGCCGTGGATCTTGATGAGGTAGCCGTAGGAGTGGCCCGGGAAAACGTAAACAAAAATCAGGTGAAGGGTCAAGTGTCCGTGTATCATGGGAACCTGATGGATAACATCGATGAAAAAGGGGATGTAATTTTAGTTAACATCATTGCCGATGTAATCATTACCATGGCTCCGGACTTTCAGCAGTACTTAAAGCCCTCGGGAACATTGATTGCCTCAGGAATTATTTTAGAAAAAATCGAGCCGGTAAAAAAAGCCTTAAAGGCTCATAATATCGAAGTATATCGGACCATTGAAAAAGGAGAATGGGCAGCCCTTTATGGTCGCTTAAGGGAGGATTAGGAATGCATCGGTTCTTTGTAGATAAGTGTCAAGTGCAAGAGGAATCAGCTTACATTACTGGAGAGGATGCAAAACATTTAGAAAAAGTGCTTCGTCTGAAGGTAGGGGATATCATTGAATTAGTGGTGGGAGAAGAATTGGAATATCTGGGGGAAATTACTGTTGTGGAGGGAAAAAGTACTCAAGTAAAACTCTTAGAGCTTAAGCAAGTTCAACGGGAATCTCCCTTGGAAATTACCCTGTATCAAGGCCTACCTAAGGCTTCAAAGATGGAGCTGATCATTCAAAAAGCCGTGGAGCTGGGGATTAAGCGTATTGTTCCCGTGATGAATCAGCGCTCCGTAGTGCAGCTTAAAACAAAAAAGGATCAACAAAAAAAGCAGGAGCGTTGGCAAAAGATTGCCTATGAAGCGGCAAAACAAAGCAAACGAATAAAAGTTCCGGAAATTACGCTACCGATGGAATTTAACCGGGCACTGGATAATTCCTTCGAAGAATTTCAAATAGTGGCCTATGAAGACGAGGAAAAAAAGGGCATAAAGGACTTAACCTTTTTGCATGGAAATAAGGACCAAGAGGTATCACGTGCTACTATTGGTCTATGGGTGGGTCCGGAGGGGGGCTTTGCTGAACAAGAAATTGAAAGCCTTAAAAAGATAGGTGCGAACACCGTAACCCTGGGGCCAAGAATTCTTCGAACGGAAACCGCGGGTCTGGCATTGCTTACCATGGTACAGTACGAAAGTGGCGATTTAGGAGGTTAAAGGATTGAAAAAAGTAGCATTTCACACCTTAGGTTGTAAGGTGAATCAATATGAAACCCATGCGATGATGGAACTCTTTAAAAGTGCGGACTACGACATTGTCACCGACAAAGATTTTGCCGATGTGTATGTGATCAACACCTGTACCGTAACCAATGTAGGGGACCGAAAATCACGACAATTTATTCGTAAGATGAAGAAGCTTAATCCCGACGCCGTTGTGGCGGTGGTCGGTTGTTATGCTCAGGTGGCTCCTGAAGAGGTGGAAGGCTTAGAAGGGGTGGACATTGTTATTGGTACCCACGGACGAAAGGAAATTGTCCGTCTGGTGGAAAACAAGGATGAGGGCCGGGGAAGTCAATTCGTGGAGGATATTATGCAGGTTTATGAATTTGAAGATCTGGCTCTCACGGAGTACGAAGGGAAAACCCGGGCTTTTATAAAAATTCAGGAAGGCTGCAATCAGTATTGTACCTACTGCATCATTCCCTATGCTCGAGGAAACATTCGAAGTCGAAACAAGGAACTGGTTTTGGAGGAAGTGAACCGCCTGGCAGAGGCCGGTTATCGAGAAGTGGTTTTAACAGGAATTCATATCGCATCCTATGGAAAAGATTTGAATGAGGAACATTACTTTTTAGAACTTCTTCAGGAAATCAACGAGGTTCCCGGGATTTTCAGGATTCGTTTAAGCTCCCTGGAGCCAAATTTGATTCGTGAATCCTTTCTTAAAGAACTGCAAAAAGTAAATAAGCTCTGCCCTCATTTCCATCTTTCTCTACAGAGCGGCTCCGATAGGGTGTTGAAGCGGATGAACCGAAAGTATAACCGGGAAGAGTACCAACAGGCGATACAATTGCTCCGACAATACTTTAAAAACCCAGCGCTCACCACGGATGTTATTGTGGGCTTTCCGGGAGAGACGGAAGCGGATTTTTTGGACACCTATGACCTGCTGAATCAATTGGAGTTCTATGAAATCCATGTATTTAAATATTCGCCGAAAAAAGGGACCCCGGCGGCAGAATACAAAGAACAGATTAACGGAAAGACAAAACAGGAACGCAGTGAAAAACTCATCGCTATGGGCGAGCAATTAAAAAAAGGATATATGAAATCTTTTATTGGAAAAAAAGAAGAGGTTTTATTTGAAAGTTATGATCCGGAAGAAAAGCTCAGTACCGGATTTACTTCAAGGTATGTAAAGGTGAAAGGAAAATCCGAAGTGGACTTATCGAAGAAAATGCAACCGGTAAAAATTCTAGATATTCGGGAAGAAAAGAAGGACTTTTTTGCTGAATGTCGAATTGGTATTTAAAAGGAGGTGTTTTCTATGGACTGTATCTTTTGTAAAATTGTAAACAGGGAAATAGATAGCCAGGTGATCTACGAAAATGAACAGGTACTGGCTTTCGAAGATGTAAATCCTCAAGCCCCTACCCATATACTGGTGATACCGAAAAAGCATATCGAAAATATACATGAGATGACCGCTGATGAACAGCAGGAGCTTCTTCCTGAAATTTTTCAAACCATTCAGCAAATTGCTGAGGAGAAGGATCTGGGAAAGGGGTACCGAGTGGTAAACAACTGCAAAGAAAACGGCGGACAAACCGTGAACCACTTG
This genomic interval carries:
- a CDS encoding 16S rRNA (uracil(1498)-N(3))-methyltransferase, which produces MHRFFVDKCQVQEESAYITGEDAKHLEKVLRLKVGDIIELVVGEELEYLGEITVVEGKSTQVKLLELKQVQRESPLEITLYQGLPKASKMELIIQKAVELGIKRIVPVMNQRSVVQLKTKKDQQKKQERWQKIAYEAAKQSKRIKVPEITLPMEFNRALDNSFEEFQIVAYEDEEKKGIKDLTFLHGNKDQEVSRATIGLWVGPEGGFAEQEIESLKKIGANTVTLGPRILRTETAGLALLTMVQYESGDLGG
- the mtaB gene encoding tRNA (N(6)-L-threonylcarbamoyladenosine(37)-C(2))-methylthiotransferase MtaB, whose translation is MKKVAFHTLGCKVNQYETHAMMELFKSADYDIVTDKDFADVYVINTCTVTNVGDRKSRQFIRKMKKLNPDAVVAVVGCYAQVAPEEVEGLEGVDIVIGTHGRKEIVRLVENKDEGRGSQFVEDIMQVYEFEDLALTEYEGKTRAFIKIQEGCNQYCTYCIIPYARGNIRSRNKELVLEEVNRLAEAGYREVVLTGIHIASYGKDLNEEHYFLELLQEINEVPGIFRIRLSSLEPNLIRESFLKELQKVNKLCPHFHLSLQSGSDRVLKRMNRKYNREEYQQAIQLLRQYFKNPALTTDVIVGFPGETEADFLDTYDLLNQLEFYEIHVFKYSPKKGTPAAEYKEQINGKTKQERSEKLIAMGEQLKKGYMKSFIGKKEEVLFESYDPEEKLSTGFTSRYVKVKGKSEVDLSKKMQPVKILDIREEKKDFFAECRIGI
- a CDS encoding histidine triad nucleotide-binding protein; the encoded protein is MDCIFCKIVNREIDSQVIYENEQVLAFEDVNPQAPTHILVIPKKHIENIHEMTADEQQELLPEIFQTIQQIAEEKDLGKGYRVVNNCKENGGQTVNHLHFHLLGGRFMQWPPG